The proteins below are encoded in one region of Flavobacterium nackdongense:
- a CDS encoding ATP-binding protein, protein MSNLEKNIRINKVLRELNISLERAIDFLKIKGIQIECNPNTKIDDNTYQILANKFYNVENKKNQIIPESDKDKIFKGINSSNKLVINEHRDFLILEQKERSTILKDYATGITYPSKKITKLVGDNIKMQITSIEDPEKPKFHYSVLNDFVENKEYEFDIVEKREKGFKIENSEDFSSFIPLSFETQIENGKKIKLTVGRIDLEKNQLIFKSLEKKRKEIEILPIETNKINPEDLFTQGEKYIFNVKGYRIIDEKTSILIVENQGYIAKVRAFDYQNENNLPDKITCLVKEVTDYKIYLIQDKYATLKHLYAEDKYYNFKVLSLEIDDKNNAQFYLLQDTYGFYHKLYFHEFDSTGFASIGVNEKQSFYLRKIDEKGHLVLYQKSVSNLGVFITVESLFENINQSQNVNKYFFELKEELNKNIYRKQPFTQLFEDYENKENLWIFSYLSFLETYIQSLVKYNLIEKAFEFNQIIIDIEEWMLEGSDFLQKFGHEKRQLIITKAEDQLDKAKARGEALNLIINENSESYIQEVLDILRLSGHLRGNKINVFKYIILSSQDSIHKKTNEIIEIVLLLIKANLLDIVDINNLLSILQKRIYFERSEINYNFIQNKTDYFNDEAKLGFQNIIKVLGLQILLFKKTNSNQKAIIRSAILCRYLSFLADNLDTKKMFLNKAINCITTNEPLELSPEMITKFDIDKYAHSFENSSVSIVNHSFSAKLIYSLNGAIYSTSNGWVLLSRQQFSNVHSKNEINLNSLATFFNNQIAVASPYDLKLKLQNTNNIEECIANWRNYYSVTENHHKKLSHSNDKNILGLNVTVIAKNYLKGNNNALFVKISDSTLEGEGILHINEVANVHFDGLNDIINPGDEFNSEIINISDKGLSFSIADEVWKQTVKEVNENDLVDAKVLSILGNNIFIITENGHYAHIKKSGNSNTLEERKVYKFKIESINYNEQKLNLTFIANSERMFNEKTALRTFLERTNIIKIPEIIEEDNNNINYSQLIYELIICIESIIVYEVDNIKKLENFELLKLLASISYNNKSYYFNAYITYLQNIDKFKNEDYKTKNFKYELIDDKTTNLFKNLDSINDIYRYLNFYNKKDSVQELIQLINEEKEKGNTKLLNILLAHNLLYSENPDEIILQRTKDLIYEYLSNEKVNTFNTIISPIQNEEDIELEKELENEIQKPQNEPTNLGKEGSYREFKTSFIYYAGTNTIDIEKQSFIIIKTIAGFLNAKGGSLFLGVNDNGEIIGLENDYKYFGSSANHDKYEREIRSAIVNLFNKDVNSQIEFKFHKSINLEYCEIIVPEYEKPIPLQNNFYQRQGNETRIITGHDLVLFFERKLQNSLVSERLTFNINKESNNGKNTKDYPLLDQPIELTLFQESPDFYADQKSSNDQLIIDYNNKTPETLAYLYIFINGKYLLSRKKMLDFKSAEEIIIYNNMKKGFLLQCYDNGCVNKVEVRTLLDKTFSFLHSGAFSTEGNLIGLFLIKEDCLIEVNSTRNEIQYVKLFKTVDITTHSLLKLKGNNIVQEDFDKLDNFKIIDIGHKEKLSRIIYASKQSLGVKINNPSYKNEIEYLISI, encoded by the coding sequence TTGAGTAATTTAGAAAAAAACATCCGGATAAATAAAGTACTTAGAGAATTAAACATTTCTCTTGAGAGAGCAATCGATTTTTTAAAAATTAAGGGTATTCAAATAGAATGTAACCCCAATACAAAAATTGATGACAATACTTATCAGATTTTGGCGAATAAATTTTATAATGTGGAAAATAAAAAGAATCAAATAATTCCTGAATCAGATAAAGACAAAATTTTTAAAGGAATAAATTCTTCAAATAAATTAGTAATTAATGAACATAGAGATTTTCTAATATTAGAACAGAAAGAGAGAAGTACAATTTTAAAAGATTATGCTACTGGAATAACCTATCCTTCAAAAAAAATAACAAAACTAGTTGGGGATAATATTAAAATGCAAATAACATCTATAGAAGATCCTGAAAAACCAAAATTTCATTACAGCGTATTAAATGATTTTGTCGAAAACAAAGAATATGAATTTGACATCGTTGAAAAGCGAGAAAAAGGTTTTAAAATAGAAAATTCAGAAGACTTTTCATCATTTATACCATTGTCATTTGAAACCCAAATTGAAAATGGAAAAAAAATAAAATTAACTGTGGGAAGAATTGATTTAGAAAAAAATCAATTAATTTTTAAATCACTTGAAAAGAAGAGAAAAGAAATAGAAATACTTCCAATCGAAACTAATAAAATAAACCCAGAAGACTTATTTACTCAAGGAGAAAAGTATATTTTTAACGTTAAAGGATATAGAATAATTGATGAAAAAACATCTATATTAATTGTAGAAAATCAAGGATACATCGCTAAAGTTAGAGCTTTTGACTATCAAAATGAAAATAATCTTCCTGATAAAATCACTTGTTTAGTAAAAGAGGTTACCGATTATAAAATCTATCTTATTCAAGATAAATATGCCACACTCAAACATCTTTATGCTGAAGATAAATACTATAATTTTAAAGTTTTAAGTTTAGAGATTGACGATAAAAACAATGCACAGTTTTATTTATTACAAGATACTTATGGCTTTTATCATAAACTTTACTTTCACGAGTTCGATAGTACTGGTTTTGCCTCCATTGGGGTTAATGAAAAACAATCCTTTTACCTTAGAAAAATAGACGAAAAAGGACATTTAGTTTTATACCAAAAATCAGTATCAAATCTTGGCGTATTCATCACTGTTGAATCACTTTTTGAAAATATTAATCAATCGCAAAATGTAAATAAATATTTTTTTGAACTCAAAGAAGAATTAAATAAAAACATATACAGAAAACAACCTTTTACACAACTTTTTGAGGATTATGAAAATAAAGAAAATTTATGGATTTTCTCTTATTTAAGCTTTTTAGAAACATACATTCAATCTTTGGTCAAATACAATCTCATAGAGAAAGCCTTTGAGTTTAATCAAATCATTATTGATATTGAAGAATGGATGTTGGAAGGTTCTGATTTTCTTCAAAAATTTGGTCACGAAAAGAGACAGCTTATTATTACTAAAGCAGAAGACCAATTAGACAAAGCAAAAGCAAGAGGAGAAGCCCTTAATTTAATAATAAATGAAAATAGCGAAAGTTATATTCAGGAGGTATTAGATATACTTCGATTGAGTGGTCATTTAAGAGGGAATAAAATAAATGTCTTTAAGTACATAATTCTGTCTTCTCAAGATAGTATTCACAAGAAAACGAACGAGATTATTGAAATAGTTTTATTATTAATAAAAGCGAACCTTTTAGACATAGTTGATATTAATAATTTATTAAGCATACTTCAAAAAAGGATATATTTTGAAAGATCAGAAATCAACTATAATTTTATTCAAAATAAAACAGACTATTTTAATGACGAGGCCAAACTAGGTTTCCAAAATATTATTAAAGTTTTAGGATTACAGATTTTATTATTTAAAAAAACAAATAGCAACCAGAAGGCAATAATTAGGTCTGCTATATTGTGTCGCTATTTAAGCTTTTTAGCTGATAATCTTGACACAAAAAAAATGTTTTTAAATAAGGCAATTAATTGCATAACTACAAATGAACCTCTTGAACTCTCTCCTGAGATGATTACAAAATTTGATATAGATAAATATGCACATTCATTTGAAAATTCATCTGTATCAATAGTAAATCATTCATTTTCTGCAAAACTTATTTATAGTCTAAATGGCGCTATTTATAGTACATCAAATGGTTGGGTGCTTTTGTCAAGACAACAATTTTCAAATGTACATAGCAAAAATGAAATTAACCTAAATTCATTGGCTACTTTTTTTAATAATCAAATAGCGGTTGCATCACCTTATGATTTAAAATTAAAACTACAAAACACCAACAATATTGAAGAGTGTATTGCAAATTGGCGTAATTACTATTCAGTTACTGAAAATCATCATAAAAAGCTGAGTCATAGTAATGACAAAAACATATTAGGGCTTAATGTCACTGTTATAGCTAAAAACTATTTAAAAGGAAATAACAATGCATTATTTGTTAAAATAAGTGATTCCACTCTTGAAGGAGAAGGAATATTACATATTAATGAAGTTGCAAATGTACATTTTGATGGCCTAAATGATATTATTAATCCTGGTGATGAATTTAATTCTGAAATTATTAATATTTCAGATAAGGGTTTGTCATTTTCAATTGCAGATGAAGTATGGAAACAAACCGTTAAAGAAGTAAATGAAAATGATTTAGTAGATGCTAAAGTACTTAGTATTTTAGGAAATAACATTTTCATTATAACAGAGAATGGTCATTATGCACATATAAAAAAGTCGGGAAATTCAAATACCCTTGAAGAAAGAAAAGTTTATAAGTTTAAAATTGAAAGTATAAATTATAATGAACAAAAACTAAATTTAACATTCATAGCCAATTCAGAGAGAATGTTTAATGAAAAAACAGCCTTAAGAACGTTTCTCGAGAGAACTAATATTATTAAAATACCTGAAATTATTGAGGAGGATAATAACAACATTAATTATTCTCAACTTATTTATGAATTAATAATATGTATTGAAAGTATAATAGTTTATGAAGTTGATAATATTAAAAAACTGGAGAATTTTGAATTATTAAAACTCTTAGCATCAATTTCTTACAACAACAAATCCTACTATTTTAACGCTTATATCACTTATCTTCAAAATATTGATAAATTTAAAAATGAAGATTATAAAACGAAGAATTTTAAATATGAACTAATTGATGATAAAACAACAAATCTATTTAAAAATCTGGATTCGATTAATGACATTTATAGATACTTGAATTTTTATAATAAAAAGGATAGTGTACAAGAATTAATTCAACTCATTAACGAGGAAAAAGAAAAGGGAAATACTAAGTTGTTAAATATACTTTTAGCACATAACTTATTGTATTCTGAGAATCCTGATGAAATTATTTTGCAACGAACCAAAGATTTAATTTACGAATACCTTTCTAATGAAAAAGTCAATACTTTTAATACTATAATTTCTCCAATACAAAATGAGGAAGATATTGAATTAGAAAAAGAACTAGAAAATGAGATTCAAAAACCACAAAATGAGCCTACAAATCTTGGTAAAGAAGGTTCATATCGTGAATTTAAAACATCATTTATATATTATGCAGGTACAAATACCATAGATATTGAAAAACAGTCTTTTATTATTATTAAAACAATTGCAGGTTTTCTAAATGCTAAAGGAGGTAGCTTGTTTTTGGGAGTCAATGACAATGGCGAAATTATTGGTTTAGAAAATGATTACAAATACTTCGGTTCATCAGCAAACCACGATAAATACGAAAGAGAAATCAGAAGTGCTATTGTAAATTTATTTAATAAAGATGTAAATAGTCAAATTGAATTTAAATTTCACAAGTCCATTAATTTAGAATATTGTGAAATAATTGTTCCTGAATATGAAAAACCAATTCCGTTACAAAATAATTTTTATCAAAGACAAGGCAACGAAACTAGAATAATAACCGGTCACGATTTAGTTTTATTTTTTGAAAGAAAACTTCAAAATAGTTTAGTGTCTGAAAGATTAACATTTAATATTAATAAAGAAAGTAATAATGGGAAAAACACAAAAGATTACCCTTTGTTAGATCAACCTATTGAGCTTACTCTTTTCCAGGAATCTCCTGATTTTTATGCTGACCAAAAATCCTCAAATGATCAGTTAATTATTGATTATAACAATAAAACACCTGAAACCTTAGCATATTTATACATTTTTATTAATGGTAAATATTTACTCAGCCGTAAAAAAATGTTAGATTTTAAAAGTGCTGAGGAAATAATTATTTATAACAATATGAAAAAAGGATTTCTTCTTCAATGTTATGATAATGGTTGTGTCAATAAAGTTGAAGTAAGAACATTATTAGATAAAACTTTTAGCTTTTTACATAGTGGCGCTTTTAGCACAGAGGGGAATCTTATTGGTTTGTTTTTAATAAAAGAAGATTGCCTCATCGAAGTCAATTCAACTAGAAATGAAATTCAATATGTTAAGCTTTTTAAAACAGTCGATATTACAACTCACAGCCTTTTAAAGTTAAAAGGAAACAATATTGTTCAGGAAGATTTTGATAAATTAGATAACTTCAAAATAATTGACATCGGTCATAAAGAGAAACTTTCTAGAATTATCTATGCGTCAAAACAAAGTTTAGGGGTTAAAATTAACAATCCATCATATAAAAACGAGATAGAATACCTTATTTCAATTTGA
- a CDS encoding YaaW family protein: MEFILDLPEKLFTPTEVLYLKRYGNKLKSSERIEFKKFEFSPEAKGKIESYQILLQEREALAIEKNIDYLWIKYNKNLFNWGEIYKILNNMNNDEIQTLSAILKLNTCSKEDIIPALISNSEGLFDSSIDKLSYKSILDKIKDKLKIQNEFNSDGDTEKAIAAKVLKDFLLKMTEQQKAAFEKELIEITRKEKGIIYKSGTVFATLTAAQISGFGVYLLASSSLSFLSGAIGLSLPFAAYTTLSTAIGVIIGPAGWIGMGLFTLWKINEVNYNKIIPAVIYLSWLREKYTKEF, translated from the coding sequence ATGGAATTCATTTTAGATTTACCCGAAAAACTCTTCACACCAACAGAAGTTTTATATTTAAAAAGATATGGAAATAAACTCAAATCTTCTGAAAGAATAGAATTTAAAAAATTTGAATTTTCCCCAGAGGCAAAAGGCAAAATTGAAAGTTATCAGATACTTTTGCAGGAACGAGAAGCACTTGCTATTGAAAAAAACATCGATTATTTATGGATAAAATATAATAAAAACCTATTTAATTGGGGTGAAATTTATAAGATTTTAAACAATATGAATAATGATGAAATACAAACACTTTCAGCAATTCTTAAACTAAATACTTGTTCAAAAGAAGATATTATTCCAGCATTGATAAGTAATAGTGAAGGATTGTTTGATTCTTCTATTGATAAACTTTCCTATAAGTCAATACTGGATAAAATAAAAGACAAACTTAAAATTCAAAATGAATTTAATTCTGATGGAGATACCGAAAAAGCTATTGCTGCTAAAGTCTTAAAAGATTTTTTATTAAAAATGACGGAACAGCAAAAAGCAGCGTTTGAAAAAGAATTAATTGAAATTACAAGAAAAGAAAAAGGAATTATTTACAAATCAGGAACTGTATTTGCAACATTAACAGCTGCTCAGATTTCCGGATTTGGGGTGTATTTATTAGCTTCTTCTTCATTAAGTTTTTTATCCGGGGCTATCGGTTTGAGTTTACCCTTTGCGGCATATACAACTTTATCAACTGCCATCGGAGTTATTATTGGCCCAGCTGGTTGGATTGGTATGGGTTTATTTACATTATGGAAAATAAATGAAGTGAACTACAATAAAATTATTCCGGCTGTAATTTATTTAAGCTGGCTCAGAGAAAAATACACGAAAGAGTTTTAA
- a CDS encoding alpha-ketoglutarate-dependent dioxygenase AlkB family protein: MAQLDMFGGNGNDNTFPKTGLNKITNGEFIYLPNFFSKSESDFYLKALTEKVIWKQESMNIYGKNIDFPRLTAWYGDNDKPYSFSGITLCPTPWNEEILAIKNKIEPESKVVFNSVLLNRYRSGSDSISWHTDAEKELGKNPVIASANFGETRKFQLRHRITKEKLEIELKHGSLLIMQGELQHFWQHQVPKSAKPLKERINLTFRVIL; encoded by the coding sequence ATGGCGCAATTAGATATGTTTGGGGGTAATGGAAATGATAATACTTTTCCTAAAACGGGTTTAAATAAAATCACTAATGGTGAATTTATTTATTTGCCCAACTTTTTCTCAAAATCTGAAAGTGATTTTTACTTGAAAGCATTGACAGAAAAAGTAATTTGGAAGCAAGAATCTATGAATATATATGGGAAAAATATTGACTTTCCTAGACTAACTGCTTGGTACGGTGATAATGACAAACCCTATTCGTTTTCTGGCATTACACTTTGTCCTACTCCCTGGAATGAAGAAATTCTTGCTATTAAAAATAAAATTGAGCCTGAATCCAAAGTAGTTTTTAATAGTGTTCTTTTAAATAGATATAGAAGCGGTTCCGATTCAATTTCTTGGCATACTGACGCAGAAAAAGAACTGGGTAAAAATCCAGTAATTGCATCCGCTAATTTTGGAGAAACACGAAAGTTCCAATTAAGACATCGTATAACAAAAGAAAAATTGGAGATTGAATTAAAACACGGAAGTCTTTTAATAATGCAGGGAGAACTACAACACTTTTGGCAACATCAAGTTCCTAAATCAGCTAAACCATTAAAAGAAAGAATCAATTTAACTTTCAGAGTAATACTATGA
- a CDS encoding DUF1848 domain-containing protein, whose translation MNWQKVEIVNDDGETVLAQAPVIVSASRSTDIPTFYADWFVERWKAGYVKWKNPFNGVPLYVSFKNTRVVVFWTKNPKPMMKHLDFLDKNVKNYYFQFSLNDYDKEGFEGKVPRLESRIETFKELSKRIGKEKVVWRFDPLLLTNEIDVKELLKRLEKIGDELFKYTNKLVFSFADIGIYKKVENNLNRSNIQYIEFTLETMLEFAEGLQKLNKKWGLELATCAEKFDLNKYDINHNKCIDDDLMIDLFHQDEELMKFLGVEFIEPSLFDATTTITKTKKIKDKGQREACGCIMSKDIGEYNTCPHECVYCYANTSKEAAFANYKSHTVNPKADTITGK comes from the coding sequence ATGAATTGGCAAAAAGTTGAAATAGTAAATGATGATGGAGAAACAGTTTTAGCTCAAGCACCTGTAATTGTGTCAGCCAGTCGCTCAACAGATATCCCAACATTTTATGCAGATTGGTTTGTAGAAAGATGGAAAGCCGGTTATGTGAAATGGAAAAACCCTTTTAATGGAGTACCTCTTTATGTTTCTTTCAAAAACACAAGAGTAGTTGTTTTTTGGACAAAAAATCCAAAACCAATGATGAAACACCTTGATTTCTTGGATAAAAATGTCAAAAATTATTATTTTCAATTTTCATTAAATGATTATGACAAGGAAGGTTTTGAAGGCAAAGTACCTCGTTTAGAAAGTAGAATAGAAACATTTAAAGAACTCTCCAAAAGAATTGGAAAAGAAAAAGTAGTATGGCGTTTTGACCCATTATTGCTGACAAACGAAATTGATGTAAAGGAGCTGTTAAAAAGACTGGAGAAAATTGGCGATGAATTATTCAAGTACACCAATAAGTTAGTTTTTAGCTTTGCTGATATTGGCATTTATAAAAAAGTAGAAAATAATCTTAACAGATCTAATATTCAATATATTGAATTCACTTTGGAAACAATGTTGGAATTTGCAGAAGGCTTACAAAAGTTAAATAAAAAATGGGGATTAGAACTAGCAACTTGTGCCGAAAAGTTCGACTTAAATAAATACGATATCAATCACAACAAATGTATTGATGACGATTTAATGATAGACTTATTTCATCAAGATGAAGAATTAATGAAATTCTTGGGAGTAGAATTTATAGAACCCTCATTATTTGATGCAACAACAACTATAACGAAAACAAAAAAGATAAAAGACAAAGGTCAAAGAGAAGCTTGTGGTTGCATTATGAGTAAAGACATTGGCGAGTACAATACTTGTCCGCACGAATGCGTTTATTGTTATGCAAATACTTCAAAGGAAGCAGCCTTTGCTAATTACAAATCACATACTGTGAACCCAAAAGCCGATACTATAACAGGAAAATAA